One genomic window of Acidovorax radicis includes the following:
- a CDS encoding ABC transporter ATP-binding protein, which yields MARISLDLAHSYKPHPQQDSDYALLPLKMEFEDGGAYALLGPSGCGKTTMLNIMSGLLAPSHGKVLFDGRDVTRASPQERNIAQVFQFPVIYDTMTVAENLAFPLRNRKVPEDQIKQRVGQIAEMLEMSGQLNQRAAGLAADAKQKISLGRGLVRSDVAAVLFDEPLTVIDPHLKWQLRRKLKQIHHELKLTLIYVTHDQVEALTFADQVVVMTRGRAVQVGSADALFERPAHVFVGHFIGSPGMNFLPAQRDGAALSVAGHRLTSPADRALPEGGLQVGIRPEYLAIARPEQAGALPCTVSLVQDIGTYLMLTAKVGEHTLKARFNPETRLPSAGDAVWLQVLGEHTCFYQNEELLP from the coding sequence ATGGCCCGCATCAGTCTGGACCTGGCGCATTCGTACAAGCCCCACCCGCAGCAAGACAGCGACTACGCGTTGCTGCCCCTGAAGATGGAGTTCGAGGACGGTGGTGCGTATGCGCTGCTGGGCCCCTCGGGCTGCGGCAAGACCACCATGCTCAACATCATGTCGGGGCTGCTGGCGCCCTCGCACGGCAAGGTGCTGTTCGATGGCCGCGACGTGACGCGCGCCAGCCCGCAAGAGCGCAACATTGCCCAGGTGTTCCAGTTCCCCGTGATCTACGACACCATGACGGTGGCCGAAAACCTGGCGTTCCCGCTACGCAACCGCAAGGTGCCCGAAGACCAGATCAAGCAGCGCGTGGGCCAGATCGCCGAGATGCTGGAGATGAGCGGCCAGCTCAACCAGCGCGCGGCGGGCCTGGCGGCCGATGCCAAGCAGAAGATCTCGCTGGGCCGCGGCCTGGTGCGCTCTGACGTGGCAGCGGTGCTGTTCGACGAGCCGCTCACGGTGATCGACCCGCACCTCAAGTGGCAGCTGCGGCGCAAGCTCAAGCAGATCCACCACGAGCTCAAGCTCACCCTGATCTACGTGACGCATGACCAGGTCGAGGCGCTCACGTTTGCCGACCAGGTGGTGGTGATGACCCGTGGCCGCGCGGTGCAGGTGGGCTCGGCCGACGCGCTGTTCGAGCGCCCGGCGCACGTGTTTGTGGGCCATTTCATCGGATCGCCAGGTATGAACTTCCTGCCCGCGCAGCGCGATGGTGCAGCGCTGTCGGTGGCTGGCCATCGACTCACCTCTCCCGCAGATCGTGCGCTGCCCGAAGGCGGCTTGCAGGTGGGTATACGGCCCGAATACCTGGCCATTGCCCGGCCCGAGCAGGCCGGAGCGCTGCCCTGCACGGTGTCGCTGGTGCAGGACATCGGCACCTATCTGATGCTTACCGCCAAGGTGGGCGAGCACACGCTCAAGGCGCGCTTCAACCCCGAAACGCGGCTTCCGTCGGCGGGGGATGCTGTCTGGCTGCAGGTGCTTGGTGAGCACACGTGCTTCTATCAAAACGAGGAGCTCTTGCCATGA
- a CDS encoding ABC transporter ATP-binding protein, protein MQLALDSISKKVGAQTWLYDMSLALQSGAVTVLLGATQAGKTSLMRIMAGLDTPTSGTVKVDGVDVTGMPVRDRNVAMVYQQFINYPSMKVAANIASPLKLRGEKNIDARVREIASRLHIDMFLDRYPAELSGGQQQRVALARALAKGAPLMLLDEPLVNLDYKLREELREELTQLFAAGQSTVVYATTEPGEALLLGGYTAVLDEGQLLQYGPTAEVFHAPNSLRVARAFSDPPMNLIAASAAPAGVRLQGGVELAVHLPQGVATAAGLTVGVRASALRVVARPGDVSVGGVVELAEISGSDTFVHAATPWGDLVAQLTGVHYFELGAPITLHLDPAQAYVFGADGQLAWAPARPATAQGGR, encoded by the coding sequence ATGCAGCTGGCATTGGACAGCATCAGCAAGAAGGTGGGGGCGCAGACCTGGCTGTATGACATGAGCCTGGCGCTCCAGAGCGGCGCCGTCACGGTGCTGCTGGGTGCCACGCAGGCGGGCAAGACCAGCCTGATGCGCATCATGGCCGGGCTGGATACGCCCACCTCGGGCACCGTCAAGGTTGATGGCGTGGATGTGACAGGCATGCCCGTGCGCGATCGCAATGTGGCCATGGTGTACCAGCAGTTCATCAACTACCCCTCGATGAAGGTGGCGGCCAACATTGCATCGCCCCTGAAGCTGCGCGGCGAAAAAAACATTGACGCCCGGGTGCGTGAGATCGCGAGCCGCCTGCACATCGACATGTTTCTGGACCGCTATCCAGCCGAACTTTCAGGTGGGCAGCAGCAGCGCGTGGCGCTGGCCCGCGCCCTGGCCAAGGGTGCGCCGCTGATGCTGCTGGACGAGCCCCTGGTGAACCTGGACTACAAGCTGCGCGAAGAGTTGCGCGAGGAGTTGACCCAGCTGTTTGCAGCCGGTCAGTCCACGGTGGTCTATGCCACCACCGAGCCGGGCGAGGCCCTGCTGCTGGGTGGCTACACCGCTGTGCTCGATGAAGGCCAGTTGCTGCAGTACGGCCCCACGGCCGAGGTGTTCCATGCCCCCAATTCGCTGCGTGTGGCGCGCGCTTTCAGCGACCCCCCGATGAACCTCATTGCTGCCTCGGCGGCCCCTGCCGGGGTGCGCCTGCAGGGCGGGGTGGAGCTGGCCGTGCATCTGCCGCAAGGTGTGGCCACGGCGGCCGGGCTCACGGTAGGCGTGCGCGCCAGTGCGCTGCGCGTGGTGGCCCGCCCGGGCGACGTCAGCGTGGGTGGCGTGGTCGAGCTGGCCGAAATCTCGGGCTCCGACACCTTTGTGCACGCGGCCACGCCCTGGGGCGACCTGGTGGCGCAGCTGACCGGTGTGCATTACTTTGAACTGGGTGCGCCCATCACGCTGCACCTGGACCCCGCCCAGGCCTACGTGTTTGGTGCCGACGGCCAACTGGCGTGGGCGCCTGCACGGCCCGCTACTGCACAAGGAGGGCGCTGA